In Mytilus galloprovincialis chromosome 1, xbMytGall1.hap1.1, whole genome shotgun sequence, the following are encoded in one genomic region:
- the LOC143071794 gene encoding uncharacterized protein LOC143071794, whose amino-acid sequence MTDKKFVDLKIRTWFKMNNIKGNGRMGKTDFEEIADIFKREYELKDPQYSLLKKWLCEGWDILVKEGQDLANSGKKGGLTPDNAASVFDVSETLNKGEAITEDQYANAFEQLVEVNQGLFQNNFEMMVGSFFDIYDTDHDGKITVDDMIRGLRCLGIQQDEAVKIMFANMDTEKRGSITKPVYVSEWVEFMLGTRKDAAIASVLCRQ is encoded by the coding sequence ATGACCGACAAAAAGTTTGTGGATTTAAAAATCAGGACATGGTTCAAAATGAACAATATCAAAGGAAACGGAAGAATGGGCAAAACCGATTTCGAAGAAATAGCAGACATTTTCAAACGTGAATATGAACTAAAAGATCCACAATATTCGCTATTGAAGAAATGGTTGTGTGAAGGATGGGATATTTTAGTGAAAGAGGGACAAGATTTGGCAAATTCTGGCAAAAAAGGGGGATTGACGCCTGACAACGCAGCGTCGGTTTTCGACGTTTCCGAAACATTGAATAAAGGTGAAGCAATAACAGAGGATCAGTACGCCAATGCGTTTGAACAGCTTGTTGAAGTGAATCAAGGtctgtttcaaaataattttgaaatgatgGTTGGTTCATTTTTTGACATTTATGATACGGACCACGACGGGAAGATAACCGTCGACGATATGATTAGAGGTTTACGTTGTCTAGGAATTCAACAAGATGAAGCTGTGAAAATAATGTTTGCTAATATGGACACGGAAAAAAGGGGCAGCATAACAAAACCTGTTTATGTGAGTGAATGGGTTGAGTTTATGCTTGGAACTCGCAAGGATGCAGCCATCGCTAGCGTTTTGTGTCGACAGtaa
- the LOC143068784 gene encoding NADH dehydrogenase [ubiquinone] 1 beta subcomplex subunit 11, mitochondrial-like — protein sequence MATLLRLVARKTTEIYVNRVFNHTKFGQPCCFISTSKKNKESLTVRPDSTTPLEETEEFKRLKEHFADWDPEKSKNWVSYGFDFTDRDMDTFMKNMVMFLIVSCMFVAAMTFVMYTPDVRLKNWAWREAFLELERREREGLPLVDPNLVNPDTVVLPSEEEIGDQDIII from the exons atggCGACCTTGCTGAGGTTGGTGGCAaggaaaacaacagaaatttATGTCAATAGGGTCTTTAATCATACTAAATTTGGTCAGCCATGCTGTTTCATTTCAACTTCAAAGAAGAACAAAGAGAGCTTAACTGTAAGACCTGATTCGACAACCCCACTTGAAGAAACAGAAGAATTCAAGAGACTGAAGGAACATTTTGCAGATTGGGACCCAGAGAAATCAAAG aattGGGTCTCATATGGATTTGATTTCACAGACAGAGACATGGATACATTCATGAAAAATATGGTTATGTTTCTTATAGTCAGTTGTATGTTTGTTGCAGCTATGACGTTTGTAATGTACACCCCTGATGTAAG ACTGAAAAATTGGGCTTGGAGAGAAGCTTTCTTAGAACTAGAACGGAGAGAAAGAGAGGGTTTACCTTTAGTTGATCCCAATTTAGTGAACCCTGACACTGTAGTATTACCTTCAGAGGAAGAAATCGGGGATCAagacataattatataa